Genomic DNA from Paucilactobacillus hokkaidonensis JCM 18461:
ATTGTTTGGTAGAGTTCTGGGTTGATTTCATATTCTTGTTAGCAAGCTTGCCAACGTAGTCATTTTGATAAGCTCCACCAACTTGCTTGTTAACTTTGTCTAATTGGTCAACATTTTGTGCAAGTACAGCAGCGGCATTTTGTCCGGTCGTACCAAACACATTGTGGAAGAAATTAGCTTGATCACCCTTTGGGACTTTATCACCAATTTCTTTGAAAATGGTTCCTACAGATTTCAAATTTCCAGATTTGTCTTTAAAGTCTGAAATTGACATGCCATATTTCCCAAGCGCGTCGGTACCAGTTTTTGTTGGTGAGATTAAACTGTTAATTGTCTTACGTAGTCCAGTACCAGCTTTATCAGCTTCAATACCGGAGTTTGAAAGTACACCCATGGCAGACGCAGTGTCGTTCAACGATAACCCAGCCTGCTTAGCTGATGTTCCAACGTATGACATACCAACACCTAGATCGCTAAAATTAGTAGATGTAGCATCCGCTGCCATCGCCAACGTATTAGCCACTTTTGAAGTGTTTTTCATCTGAGTAGCTGTATTGTTTGACTTCATGCCAAAAGCTTCCATTGTGGAGGTTGTAACTTGCATAGTATCGTTGAAACTATCGCCAGAAGCTTTAGAGGCTTGCAAAATAGACTTCATTGATCCCAAAGCTTGGTTGCTTGAATAGCCTCGTTTAATTAATTCTTGATATCCATCAGCAATTACTTTTTGAGATTCACCATACTCAATCGAGTATTTCTTGCCGTCTTTTTGCATGTTATTGACAGCTTTTTGAACATCAGCTTGTTTTTCACCAGCTGTACTCATTAAGTTCGCATTAGCAACGTATGCGTTTTGCAAAGCAGAAGCTTGCTTAGCACCACTTAACAACGAAGCACCCAGAGCAGCAACTCCAACCGAGGCAGCCATTGCGGCAGTCCTAAATTTAGCAAAGCTTGCCTTAGCTTTAGTTGCCATTTTGCCAGTGTTATCTTTTACCTTAACCACAGCATGGTCAATTTTATTGATCCCGGTAGGCTGTAGCTTATTCATGGTGGAGTTCATTGACTTCATTTTGCTACGAGTCTCAGCAACTGATTTACCAGTTTCATCTAATTTAACTTTCTGCTTTTGATAAGCAGTGCTAGTTTTGCCAGACTCATTAGCAACTCGTTCTAACTCTGTAGTCTGGGCTTTGTACTGCTCTTTTAAATTGCTAAGGCTTTTCTTTACACCATTGTATTTAGCGACTGTGGCAGAAGCCTTGTTTCCTTCGGCAGTTAAACGCCCAACATACGCACTGGAAGCCTTAGTGAGTGTTTTGTACTCTGATTGAAGCTTAGCAAGCCCAGACTGTTGTGCTTCCATAGCAGACTTTGCTCGTCCTTGCTGTGCTTCCATCGACTTGAGACGGGTAGTAGCAGAATCAATGTTTTTCTGAAACTTCAAATATTCTTTGGCAGTTTTCTCTGTATTTCCGTTCAGTTCCGACTGCTTGTTTTTTAGGCTTTCAATATAGGTTTCTTGTGCCTTAATTGATTTGCCTAAGCCTTCATATTTACGCTGTGCAGCGGTTATATAATCACCAGCTGAGGCCATTTGTTTAGATTGAGCTTGCCATGCCTTAGTCGTAGAATTAACCACTTGTTTTAGTGAGCTAAGGCTTTCGCTCGCTTTTAGAACATCCAGTGCAACCTCAGTCGACATTCTAGCTTGGACTTTTTTAACCATCTAGCCTTAACCTCCTCCGATTAATGACATTGGATCAACAACTCGATCTTTTTTATCTTTAGCCGACAAGATTTCATTTAACGCAAAATAGTCCGCTTGTTCGTACTGGTCTAATGTCCAGTGCATATTAAGTAGACAATCTCTTTCGGCTATTTTTAAATCTTCAATAGTGTTTTCCAACTCAAAAACTCTTTGGGCTGGACTTACTCTTCCCCCGAGTCATCTTCGTCAGCCTCTTGTGATTTCTTAATGTCAGCATCAGACATGCCCATTAAGCGCATCATTACGTAGTTTGCTAAATCAATAGTTTCGTCTTGTTCCAAATCATCAAGTGTTTCTTGCTGTTTGTCGGTTAATTTCAAAATAGTTTTTAAGTATTCTTCAGTTCCACTGACTGTTGCTCTAGCTAATTCAATTTGTTCTACGAACTCTTTTTCTTCGATGTCTTGATTCTTGGCCATCAACAACTGTTGGTTATAGGTCAATAGCATATTTTTGTTTGTTTGCTTAATCTGAAACTTTTTCTTAAATGGCTTTAAATGAATATCAATCATGGGTTGTATCTCCTTTGTCTAATTGCCGCCCTTGCGTATTGTGTATTTAATTGGCGACTCAGTTTTAACTAAGCTGTACCTGCAGAAGTAGCATTGCTACCACTAGCTGCGCTTGATTCAGCAGGTGTGCTAGAAGTATTTGCTGCTGAACTAGCCGGTGGTGCTACTACTCGCCGCAGCTGGGAAAACGTCTGCAAGCATAGTTTCTTCCTTGAATAGCGTATCGCCACTGTAATAGTTCTTGTATGGTTCACCGTTGTTCCAATCTGAAAC
This window encodes:
- a CDS encoding phage tail tube assembly chaperone; amino-acid sequence: MIDIHLKPFKKKFQIKQTNKNMLLTYNQQLLMAKNQDIEEKEFVEQIELARATVSGTEEYLKTILKLTDKQQETLDDLEQDETIDLANYVMMRLMGMSDADIKKSQEADEDDSGEE